One genomic region from Planctomycetota bacterium encodes:
- a CDS encoding c-type cytochrome translates to MRRQSGLSVVLAAGVSVLLAAAPASAARLELAEGSHVCIIGGGVADAMQHTGWLETLLHSRFPKHRLVIRNLAYDGDEIDPAKRMRSADFGTPDQWLAGSAPIPNPGALATKDFVRENRFELVGTRADAILAFFGSNEAHAGPAGLEAFRGQVQAFIRHTLAQHYNGVAPPKLVMVSPIAHEDIGRAHWPDGKAHDVNLALYTKALAEECDKAGVVFVDLFTPSREAYAKSAENLTSDGIHPNESGDREISRILDEALFGAPPVRTPESLARLRAAVVDKNFYWFNRYRVTDGYSTYGGRAWLKFVDSQTNYEVGQRELEYLDVKTANRDRRIWATCATLADPTAKLPAVEDVGLPELVPVKTNKPGALEGGKHEFLSGQEAIAKMTVHSGMKVELVADEAMFPELINPVQMAFDTKGRLWVAAWPTYPHWRPDEPMNDKLLILEDTNGDGRTDRIKTFAGDLHNPTGFEFWGKGVIVAQGPDILYLEDTDGDDDYDVKQRIIGGLDTADTHHTANSFCFDPSGAVYFQEGTFHHTQSETPWGPPVRCANGAVYRYEPRTGKFGLYTSYSFANPHGHAFDHWGDDIVVDGTGAVPYWGSVFSTRLEGLDKHAGAPSVYQQRTRPCPGIEFLSSAHFPAELQGNLLVGNVIGFQGILRYTLAAGAGSFPEATEAEPIVSSSDPNFRPADLEVGPDGAIYFTDWQNPIIGHMQHNLRDPSRDRIHGRVYRVVMAGKPTATPVPIAGRSVKELVTLLADPIDRVRYRAKLELAGRPEAEVVPAVKAWLAGLDAAAPEFEHRRLEALWTLRHFDQVDVPLLEAVLGSQDPRARAAALRVLAAVADRVPNALDMVRRAAADSSPRVRLEAVRTATYLRQPEAVEALAIAGEFPSDRQMDYVKKEAARVLEPELRRARESKQPLALATDAGRRWLYRNLSTDELIHEPRSPALYRELLLRPGLDERLRTEAVEALAKADGTSVVRVAAAALDSLDRQDGEVDSPTVFDLIRVLLARPAGELAELRGDLERLATQARRPVLRRIGYVGLMTIDARAAGDADPSAKAWGLAAADPRRQVDLVEALPLVADPAVRSALYERILPLVDAGGSDGVPGTVGRYVRIELPGKQRTLTLAEVEVFAGGDNVARRGTASQKNTSNGGDAARAIDGNSHPAWEKGGQTHSQEGTENPWWEVDLGADRRIERIVIHNREGSLGERLKNFTLRVLDAQRGDAFVVEKQPAPAPAAELQLASDSARTAAAIRRAAFAAVAGVRGKEAEAFRRVARYVKADGDRDAAIRALSTIPLSAWPADGAGDLVGALVDWLRTRSAEERSSDSGLAAWQFAERLSTLLPPAEGKARRAELAALGVRVVRIGTVYERMAYDVETIAVQAGRPVLFVLANADVMPHNFVVTRPGTMQEVGELAEAQAQDPAFAKRQFVPEHPAVLAASTLMQPQATQRLAFEVPSAPGVYPYVCTYPGHWRRMFGALYVVDDLEGYLADPAGYLAAHPLEIKDALLKDRRPRTEWTLADLEGSVAGLQKGRSFVHGRELFRTASCVSCHKLGDAGNAFGPELAKLDAQMTPLEITRHILEPSLRIEEKYRSVTVQTDDGRTVTGLVVAETPTELAIVENPVARAEPVRIPKASIEARKASPVSIMPKGLLDKLSRDEVLDLVAYVAARGEESSALFSPAGCPHHDK, encoded by the coding sequence ATGCGTCGGCAATCGGGTCTGTCGGTGGTGCTCGCGGCCGGTGTCAGCGTGCTTCTGGCCGCCGCACCGGCGTCGGCCGCGCGGCTCGAACTGGCCGAGGGGAGCCATGTGTGCATCATCGGCGGCGGCGTCGCCGACGCGATGCAGCACACGGGCTGGCTCGAGACCCTGCTCCACAGCCGCTTCCCCAAGCACCGGCTCGTGATCCGTAACCTCGCCTACGACGGCGACGAGATCGATCCGGCGAAGCGGATGCGGAGTGCCGACTTCGGCACCCCCGACCAGTGGCTCGCCGGCTCGGCGCCGATCCCCAATCCCGGGGCGCTGGCCACGAAGGACTTCGTCCGCGAGAACCGGTTCGAGCTGGTCGGCACCCGGGCCGACGCGATCCTCGCCTTCTTCGGGTCCAACGAGGCCCACGCCGGCCCGGCGGGGCTGGAGGCGTTTCGCGGCCAGGTGCAGGCCTTCATCCGCCACACCCTCGCCCAGCACTACAACGGCGTTGCCCCGCCGAAGCTCGTGATGGTCTCGCCGATCGCCCACGAGGACATCGGCCGGGCCCACTGGCCCGACGGCAAAGCCCACGACGTCAACCTCGCCCTCTACACCAAGGCGCTTGCCGAGGAGTGTGACAAGGCGGGCGTGGTGTTCGTCGATCTGTTCACGCCGTCGCGCGAGGCGTATGCCAAGTCGGCCGAGAACCTCACCAGCGACGGCATCCACCCCAACGAGAGCGGCGACCGGGAGATCTCACGGATCCTCGACGAGGCGCTGTTCGGCGCGCCGCCGGTGCGTACGCCGGAGTCCCTCGCGCGCCTCCGCGCGGCGGTGGTCGACAAGAACTTCTATTGGTTCAACCGCTACCGCGTCACCGACGGCTACTCCACCTACGGCGGCCGGGCCTGGCTGAAATTCGTCGACAGCCAGACCAACTACGAGGTCGGCCAGCGCGAGCTCGAATACCTCGACGTCAAAACCGCCAACCGCGACCGGCGGATCTGGGCGACGTGCGCCACGCTCGCCGACCCGACGGCGAAGCTTCCCGCCGTCGAGGATGTCGGCCTGCCGGAGCTTGTCCCGGTGAAGACCAACAAGCCCGGGGCGCTCGAGGGGGGCAAACACGAGTTTCTCTCCGGGCAGGAGGCGATCGCGAAGATGACCGTCCACTCGGGGATGAAGGTCGAGCTCGTCGCCGACGAGGCGATGTTCCCCGAGCTGATCAACCCGGTGCAGATGGCCTTCGACACGAAGGGTCGGCTGTGGGTCGCCGCCTGGCCCACCTACCCGCACTGGCGCCCCGACGAGCCGATGAACGACAAGCTCCTGATCCTCGAGGACACCAATGGCGACGGGCGCACCGACCGGATCAAGACGTTCGCCGGCGATCTCCACAACCCGACGGGCTTCGAGTTCTGGGGCAAGGGGGTGATCGTCGCCCAGGGGCCCGACATCCTGTACCTCGAAGACACCGACGGCGACGACGACTACGACGTCAAGCAGCGGATCATCGGCGGCCTCGACACCGCCGACACCCACCACACCGCCAACAGCTTCTGCTTCGACCCCTCGGGGGCTGTTTACTTCCAGGAGGGCACGTTCCACCACACCCAGAGCGAGACGCCGTGGGGCCCGCCCGTGCGCTGTGCCAACGGCGCCGTCTACCGCTACGAGCCGCGGACCGGCAAGTTCGGCCTGTACACCTCCTATTCGTTCGCCAACCCCCACGGCCACGCCTTCGACCACTGGGGCGACGACATCGTCGTCGACGGCACCGGTGCCGTCCCCTACTGGGGGTCGGTGTTCTCGACGCGGCTGGAGGGGCTCGACAAGCACGCGGGTGCGCCGAGCGTCTACCAGCAGCGCACGCGCCCCTGCCCGGGGATCGAGTTCCTCTCGAGCGCCCACTTCCCCGCCGAGCTCCAGGGCAATCTCCTCGTCGGCAACGTGATCGGCTTCCAGGGGATCCTCCGCTACACGCTGGCCGCCGGCGCCGGGAGCTTCCCCGAGGCGACCGAGGCCGAGCCGATCGTGTCGTCGAGCGACCCCAACTTCCGCCCGGCCGACCTCGAGGTCGGCCCCGACGGGGCGATCTACTTCACCGACTGGCAAAACCCGATCATCGGCCACATGCAGCACAACCTCCGCGACCCGAGCCGCGACCGGATCCACGGCCGCGTCTACCGGGTGGTGATGGCGGGGAAGCCGACGGCCACGCCGGTGCCGATCGCCGGCAGGAGCGTGAAGGAACTGGTCACGCTGCTCGCCGATCCGATCGACCGCGTCCGTTACCGCGCCAAGCTCGAGCTCGCCGGCCGCCCCGAGGCGGAGGTCGTGCCCGCGGTGAAGGCCTGGCTCGCGGGCCTCGACGCGGCGGCGCCCGAGTTCGAGCACCGGCGCCTCGAGGCGCTGTGGACGCTGCGGCACTTCGATCAGGTCGACGTGCCACTGCTCGAGGCGGTCCTCGGCTCGCAGGATCCCCGGGCCCGTGCGGCGGCACTGCGCGTCCTGGCGGCGGTCGCCGACCGGGTGCCGAACGCCCTCGACATGGTGCGCCGCGCCGCGGCCGACTCCAGCCCGCGCGTCCGCCTCGAGGCGGTGCGCACCGCCACCTACCTCCGCCAGCCCGAGGCGGTCGAGGCGCTGGCGATCGCCGGTGAGTTCCCCTCCGACCGGCAGATGGACTACGTGAAGAAGGAGGCGGCGCGCGTCCTCGAGCCGGAGCTCCGCCGGGCGCGCGAGTCCAAGCAGCCGCTGGCGCTAGCCACCGACGCCGGCCGGCGCTGGCTGTACCGCAACCTGTCCACCGACGAGTTGATCCACGAACCGCGGAGTCCCGCCCTGTACCGGGAATTGCTCCTCCGCCCCGGCCTCGACGAGCGCCTCCGCACCGAGGCGGTCGAGGCGCTGGCCAAGGCCGACGGCACGAGCGTCGTCCGCGTCGCGGCCGCGGCGCTCGACAGCCTCGACCGCCAGGACGGCGAGGTTGATTCGCCGACGGTCTTCGACCTGATCCGCGTGCTCCTGGCGCGCCCGGCCGGCGAGCTGGCCGAACTGCGCGGCGACCTCGAGCGCCTGGCGACGCAGGCCCGGCGGCCGGTGCTGCGGCGGATCGGGTACGTCGGCCTGATGACGATCGACGCCCGTGCCGCCGGCGACGCCGACCCCAGCGCCAAGGCGTGGGGGCTGGCCGCAGCCGATCCGCGCCGCCAGGTCGACCTCGTCGAGGCCCTGCCGCTGGTCGCCGATCCGGCGGTCCGCTCGGCGCTCTACGAGCGGATCCTGCCGCTGGTCGACGCCGGCGGCAGCGACGGCGTCCCGGGGACTGTCGGCCGCTACGTGCGGATCGAGCTGCCGGGCAAGCAGCGCACGCTGACGCTCGCCGAGGTGGAGGTGTTTGCCGGTGGCGACAACGTCGCCCGCCGCGGCACCGCGTCGCAGAAAAACACCTCCAACGGCGGCGACGCCGCCCGCGCCATCGACGGCAACTCCCACCCCGCCTGGGAGAAGGGGGGCCAGACGCACTCCCAGGAGGGGACCGAGAACCCGTGGTGGGAGGTCGACCTCGGCGCCGACCGGCGGATCGAGCGGATCGTGATCCACAACCGCGAGGGGTCCCTCGGCGAGCGGCTCAAGAACTTCACGCTCCGGGTCCTCGACGCCCAGCGCGGCGACGCGTTCGTGGTCGAGAAGCAGCCGGCGCCGGCGCCGGCCGCCGAGCTCCAGCTTGCCAGCGACTCGGCGCGGACCGCGGCGGCGATCCGCCGCGCCGCCTTCGCGGCGGTCGCCGGCGTCCGCGGCAAGGAGGCCGAGGCCTTCCGGCGCGTCGCCCGCTACGTCAAGGCCGACGGCGACCGCGACGCGGCGATCCGTGCGCTGTCGACGATCCCGCTGTCGGCGTGGCCCGCCGACGGCGCGGGGGATCTGGTGGGGGCGCTGGTCGACTGGCTGCGCACGCGCTCCGCCGAGGAGCGCTCGAGCGACTCGGGCCTCGCCGCCTGGCAGTTCGCCGAGCGGCTGTCGACGCTCCTGCCGCCGGCCGAGGGGAAGGCGCGCCGCGCCGAATTGGCCGCCCTCGGCGTCCGCGTGGTCCGGATCGGCACGGTCTACGAGCGGATGGCCTATGACGTCGAGACGATCGCCGTCCAGGCCGGACGGCCGGTGCTGTTCGTGCTGGCCAACGCCGACGTGATGCCGCACAACTTCGTCGTCACCCGCCCGGGGACGATGCAGGAGGTGGGGGAGCTGGCCGAGGCGCAGGCCCAGGACCCGGCGTTCGCCAAGCGGCAGTTCGTGCCCGAGCACCCGGCCGTCCTCGCCGCCAGCACGCTGATGCAGCCGCAGGCGACGCAGCGGCTCGCGTTCGAGGTGCCCTCCGCGCCGGGCGTCTATCCCTACGTCTGCACCTACCCGGGCCACTGGCGGCGGATGTTCGGCGCGCTGTATGTCGTCGACGACCTCGAGGGGTATCTCGCCGACCCGGCCGGGTACCTTGCCGCTCACCCGCTCGAGATCAAGGACGCCCTGCTCAAGGACCGCCGCCCGCGCACCGAATGGACGCTCGCCGACCTCGAAGGGAGCGTGGCGGGGCTGCAGAAGGGGCGGAGCTTCGTCCATGGCCGCGAGCTGTTCCGCACCGCCAGCTGCGTCTCCTGCCACAAGCTCGGCGACGCCGGCAACGCCTTCGGGCCCGAGCTGGCCAAGCTCGACGCCCAGATGACGCCGCTCGAGATCACACGCCACATCCTCGAGCCGTCGCTGCGGATCGAGGAGAAATACCGCAGCGTCACCGTCCAGACCGACGACGGCCGCACGGTCACCGGCCTGGTGGTGGCGGAGACGCCGACCGAGCTGGCGATCGTCGAGAACCCGGTCGCCCGGGCCGAGCCGGTGAGGATCCCGAAGGCGTCGATCGAGGCGCGGAAGGCTTCGCCGGTGTCGATCATGCCCAAGGGGCTGCTCGACAAGCTGTCGCGCGACGAGGTCCTCGACCTGGTCGCCTACGTCGCGGCGCGCGGCGAGGAGTCGAGCGCCCTGTTCTCCCCGGCCGGCTGCCCCCACCACGACAAGTGA